One stretch of Streptomyces agglomeratus DNA includes these proteins:
- a CDS encoding non-ribosomal peptide synthetase — MRTEAGRNFWSGVLTAGGSTALPRWAPEPVPGTATHEAVVPDDVAAALHRLAAKLAVPFSSVVLAAHAKVLAALSGDAEVSTGYIAAGVRRPLPCPLTTAPESWRELLVRTRRTESELLLHKDYPLDGLRRELGLAGPSTEVVFDPADGGADLPGDAVLGLAALRDGGSRSLRLRYRRDALDAGAVGRIAGYHLTALAHIAANPDAEHRRQSLLSAEEYRFQIEGLAGPHRDLPDRRAHELFEERARAHPETVAAVHGDRQWTYRELDERANRLGRALLARGLRHEDVVAVVTERNLDWAAAVLAVFKAGGVYLPIEPHFPAERIAATLSRAGCGLVLTERGSTGTLDRALGSLSAGPSPGVRKVHVDEAYAEGHAGADLGVRVAASQPAYIYFTSGSTGEPKGAICEHAGMLNHLYAKIDDLEIRPGQVVAQTAPQCFDISLWQLLAPLVAGGRTLLVEQEVILDARRFVDKIADGGVTVLQVVPSYLDVVLSCLEQRPRALPGLRYVSVTGEALKKELVQRWLAAAPEIRLVNAYGLTETSDDTHHEVMDRVPDTDRVPLGRCVNNVRAYVVDEYLSPVPLGAPGAIVFSGVCVGRGYVNDPERTRQSFMPDPHGHGRRLYRGGDYGRWLPGGKLDFLGRRDSQVKIRGFRIEIGEIESALMRVPGVRDGAVVVTERPGRGKHLVAFCTGPRPLDAGVVLDRLGESLPAYMVPSALHWRENLPVTANGKTDRKALTALAGDLDAAGEHRDAPTAPAGSMTPAEQRLAAAWAQVLGVPQDRIGRLDHFFDRGGTSLSAVKLAVALDRAVSLKDVARHPVLADLARLLDGGAERSSGLLQPLSVPDGARTGALVCFPHAGGSALSFEPMARALQGTGPAVYAVEPPGHDVTAEGGAFASIAQLVDDVSAEIVRRGLTGVLLWGHSAGAAPALETARRLEERGVGVQRVFVAAQLLGDAAGRRAAAAELTALSDRRIAAGLSASGEGGFPGLDAAQAEHVAAAYRHDMVSAHRYFANALDSPPAVKAAAPVTVVVAADDPLTAGFREQHRDWELLAGRVVLYELADGGHHFPRTRPAEAAKAVLRAAEWPVPVLGRRNGASDVSGASDVS; from the coding sequence ATGCGGACGGAGGCCGGCCGGAACTTCTGGAGCGGTGTGCTCACCGCCGGCGGTTCGACCGCGCTCCCGCGCTGGGCGCCGGAGCCGGTGCCGGGGACGGCCACGCACGAGGCGGTGGTCCCGGACGACGTCGCGGCGGCGCTGCACCGGCTCGCAGCGAAACTGGCCGTACCGTTCAGCTCGGTGGTGCTCGCGGCGCACGCCAAGGTGCTCGCGGCGCTGTCCGGTGACGCCGAGGTCAGCACGGGCTACATCGCCGCCGGGGTCCGCCGGCCGCTCCCCTGTCCGCTGACGACCGCACCGGAATCGTGGCGGGAACTGCTGGTACGGACCCGCCGGACCGAGTCGGAACTGCTGCTGCACAAGGACTACCCACTCGACGGGCTCAGGCGCGAGCTGGGCCTGGCCGGACCGTCGACCGAGGTGGTGTTCGACCCGGCCGACGGCGGCGCGGACCTCCCCGGAGATGCCGTCCTGGGGCTGGCGGCGCTGCGGGACGGCGGGAGTCGCTCGCTGCGGCTGCGGTACCGGCGCGACGCGCTGGACGCCGGCGCCGTCGGCCGGATCGCCGGCTACCACCTCACCGCGCTCGCCCACATAGCCGCCAATCCGGACGCGGAGCACCGGCGGCAGAGCCTGCTCAGCGCCGAGGAGTACCGGTTCCAGATCGAAGGACTGGCCGGGCCGCACCGCGACCTGCCGGACCGCAGGGCCCACGAGCTGTTCGAGGAGCGGGCACGGGCCCACCCGGAGACCGTCGCGGCCGTGCACGGTGACCGGCAGTGGACGTACCGCGAACTCGATGAACGAGCCAACCGGCTCGGACGGGCCCTGCTGGCACGGGGGTTGCGGCACGAGGACGTCGTCGCCGTGGTGACCGAGCGCAACCTCGACTGGGCGGCCGCCGTGCTCGCCGTCTTCAAGGCAGGCGGGGTGTACCTGCCCATCGAGCCGCACTTCCCGGCCGAGCGCATCGCGGCCACGCTGTCCCGCGCCGGGTGCGGGCTCGTGCTGACGGAACGGGGCAGCACCGGCACGCTCGACCGGGCTCTCGGTTCGCTGTCCGCCGGCCCGTCGCCCGGAGTCCGGAAGGTCCACGTCGACGAGGCGTACGCCGAGGGCCACGCCGGCGCCGATCTCGGCGTCCGGGTGGCGGCCAGCCAGCCGGCGTACATCTACTTCACCTCCGGTTCCACCGGCGAGCCCAAGGGCGCGATCTGCGAACACGCGGGCATGCTCAACCACCTCTACGCCAAGATCGACGACCTGGAGATCCGGCCGGGTCAGGTGGTCGCCCAGACCGCTCCCCAGTGCTTCGACATATCGCTGTGGCAGCTCCTGGCCCCGCTTGTGGCGGGAGGGCGGACCCTGCTGGTCGAGCAGGAGGTGATCCTCGACGCCCGGCGGTTCGTGGACAAGATCGCCGACGGCGGGGTCACGGTGCTCCAGGTCGTGCCGTCCTACCTCGACGTCGTACTGTCCTGCCTGGAGCAGCGCCCCCGAGCGCTGCCCGGCCTGCGGTACGTGTCGGTCACCGGCGAGGCGCTCAAGAAGGAGCTCGTACAACGCTGGCTCGCGGCCGCGCCGGAGATCCGCCTGGTCAACGCCTACGGGCTGACCGAGACCTCGGACGACACCCACCACGAGGTCATGGACAGGGTTCCGGACACCGACCGGGTGCCGCTCGGCCGGTGCGTCAACAACGTGCGTGCCTACGTCGTCGACGAGTACCTGTCACCGGTGCCGCTCGGAGCACCCGGCGCGATCGTCTTCTCCGGCGTGTGCGTCGGCCGCGGGTACGTCAACGACCCCGAGCGCACGCGGCAGTCCTTCATGCCCGATCCGCACGGCCACGGCCGGCGCCTCTACCGGGGCGGCGACTACGGCCGCTGGCTGCCCGGTGGGAAGCTGGACTTCCTCGGCCGCCGGGACAGCCAGGTCAAGATCCGTGGCTTCCGGATCGAGATCGGCGAGATCGAGAGCGCCCTGATGCGGGTTCCCGGCGTCCGCGACGGTGCGGTGGTCGTCACCGAGCGGCCCGGTCGCGGCAAGCACCTGGTGGCCTTCTGCACCGGCCCGCGGCCCCTGGATGCCGGCGTCGTGCTGGACCGGCTGGGCGAGTCCCTGCCCGCGTACATGGTGCCGTCGGCCCTCCACTGGCGGGAAAACCTGCCGGTGACCGCGAACGGCAAGACCGACCGGAAGGCGCTGACGGCGCTGGCCGGCGATCTCGACGCGGCCGGCGAGCACCGTGACGCACCGACGGCGCCGGCCGGGTCCATGACGCCTGCCGAGCAGCGGCTGGCGGCCGCCTGGGCGCAGGTGCTCGGTGTTCCGCAGGACCGGATCGGACGGCTGGACCACTTCTTCGACCGGGGCGGCACGTCGTTGTCGGCGGTGAAGCTGGCGGTTGCCCTGGACCGCGCGGTGTCCCTCAAGGACGTGGCACGTCACCCGGTGCTCGCCGACCTGGCCCGGCTGCTCGACGGCGGGGCCGAGCGGTCCTCCGGGCTGCTGCAACCCCTGTCGGTACCGGACGGCGCCCGGACCGGCGCCCTCGTCTGCTTCCCCCACGCCGGCGGCAGCGCGCTGAGCTTCGAGCCGATGGCCCGGGCCTTGCAGGGCACCGGACCGGCGGTGTACGCCGTCGAGCCGCCCGGCCACGACGTGACGGCCGAGGGCGGAGCCTTCGCGTCGATCGCGCAGCTGGTGGACGACGTCAGCGCCGAGATCGTCCGTCGCGGCCTGACCGGGGTCCTGCTGTGGGGTCACTCCGCGGGCGCCGCACCGGCCCTGGAGACGGCGAGGAGGCTGGAGGAGCGGGGAGTCGGTGTCCAGCGGGTGTTCGTGGCAGCGCAGCTGCTCGGTGACGCCGCCGGCCGGCGCGCGGCCGCCGCCGAGCTGACCGCGCTGAGCGACCGCCGGATCGCCGCCGGACTGAGCGCGAGCGGGGAGGGCGGCTTCCCGGGGCTCGATGCCGCGCAGGCCGAGCACGTCGCCGCCGCATACCGGCACGACATGGTGTCCGCCCACCGCTATTTCGCGAACGCCCTGGACAGCCCGCCGGCCGTGAAGGCGGCCGCACCGGTCACGGTCGTCGTGGCCGCCGACGACCCGCTCACCGCGGGGTTCCGGGAGCAGCACCGCGACTGGGAGCTGCTGGCCGGTCGGGTCGTCCTGTACGAGCTCGCCGACGGAGGTCACCACTTCCCGCGCACCCGCCCGGCGGAAGCGGCGAAAGCCGTGCTGCGCGCCGCCGAATGGCCGGTTCCCGTCCTCGGCCGGCGCAACGGAGCATCCGACGTGTCCGGCGCGAGCGACGTGAGTTGA
- a CDS encoding TauD/TfdA family dioxygenase, producing MPISSPASPLDLELRSGKPPVLHARAADGTPPGDPGHWAAEQHDALHALVAEHGAVLVRGLGLRDADGTGTVFRRLAKALMTEKEAFAARRAYAPGVYSSAQWPPNQPMCMHHELSYALEFPGLMLFACLGAPTEGGATAVSDSSAVLEALPGELTERFEREGWLLTRSYNDDIGASVAEAFGTEDRAAVESYCRANAIEFAWQPDGSLHTRQRRSAVVRHPVTGARCWFNQIAFLNEWTMAPEVREYLVDVYGADGLPFNTRYGGGDPIGADVVQLLNTTYEDKTVREPWQAGDLMMVDNVRTAHSREPYEGPREVLVGMADPVRLADCSPSVEVTTE from the coding sequence ATGCCGATCTCATCCCCGGCGTCACCGCTCGACCTCGAACTGCGATCCGGCAAACCCCCCGTGCTGCACGCCCGGGCCGCCGACGGCACGCCGCCCGGCGACCCCGGCCACTGGGCGGCCGAGCAGCACGACGCTCTGCACGCCCTCGTCGCCGAGCACGGTGCGGTCCTGGTACGCGGCCTCGGGCTGCGTGACGCGGACGGGACCGGCACCGTCTTCCGCCGGCTGGCCAAGGCCCTGATGACCGAGAAGGAGGCCTTCGCGGCCCGGCGGGCCTACGCGCCCGGCGTGTACTCCTCGGCCCAGTGGCCGCCGAACCAGCCGATGTGCATGCACCACGAGCTGAGTTACGCCCTGGAGTTCCCCGGGCTGATGCTGTTCGCGTGCCTCGGCGCCCCCACCGAGGGCGGAGCCACCGCCGTGTCCGACTCGTCGGCCGTACTGGAGGCGCTGCCGGGCGAGCTGACCGAACGGTTCGAGCGGGAGGGCTGGCTGCTCACCCGCAGCTACAACGACGACATCGGGGCCTCCGTGGCCGAGGCGTTCGGCACGGAGGACCGCGCCGCCGTCGAGAGCTACTGCCGCGCCAACGCTATCGAGTTCGCCTGGCAGCCGGACGGGTCCCTGCACACCAGGCAGCGCCGCAGCGCCGTGGTGCGCCACCCGGTCACCGGTGCGCGCTGCTGGTTCAACCAGATCGCGTTCCTCAACGAGTGGACGATGGCCCCGGAGGTGCGCGAGTACCTGGTGGACGTCTACGGCGCCGACGGCCTGCCGTTCAACACCCGTTACGGCGGCGGCGATCCCATCGGCGCGGACGTCGTACAACTGCTCAACACGACCTACGAGGACAAGACCGTGCGCGAGCCGTGGCAGGCCGGCGACCTGATGATGGTCGACAACGTCCGCACGGCACACAGCCGGGAGCCCTACGAGGGACCCCGCGAGGTGCTGGTCGGGATGGCCGATCCGGTGCGCCTGGCCGACTGCTCGCCGTCCGTGGAGGTGACCACAGAATGA
- the sbnB gene encoding 2,3-diaminopropionate biosynthesis protein SbnB has translation MTPRRSSALEFFLREPMSVPTFAVVSGAQVEGVLQGREKQIVELVEATYRLHSAGDCVNPPSYFLRFPDRPSSRIIALPASIGEPMRVDGLKWISSFPDNVAAGIPRASAVLILNDHRTGYPFACLEGSIISATRTASSAALAAQRLSDGRPRPTRLGFVGAGLIARYVYDFLAATGWSFDQIGVHDLSADSAAGLRCYLEQSQTTARITVHDSAEELIHYSDLVVFATVAAQPHVSDLSWFEHNPLVLHVSLRDLAPEIILGSFNIVDDVEHCLKANTSPHLAEQRTGNRDFLHGTLDDVLGGRVTVPRDRPVVFSPFGLGVLDLAVGKYVYDEVARSGELHVIDGFFHELRRHG, from the coding sequence ATGACTCCCAGGCGTTCCTCCGCGCTGGAATTCTTCCTGCGCGAGCCGATGAGCGTACCGACGTTCGCCGTCGTCTCCGGCGCCCAGGTCGAGGGCGTGTTGCAGGGGCGCGAGAAGCAGATCGTGGAACTGGTGGAGGCCACCTACCGGCTGCACAGCGCCGGTGACTGCGTGAACCCACCGTCCTACTTCCTGCGGTTCCCCGACCGCCCGTCCTCGCGGATCATCGCGCTGCCCGCCTCGATCGGGGAGCCGATGCGGGTGGACGGCCTGAAGTGGATCTCCAGCTTTCCGGACAACGTGGCGGCCGGCATCCCGAGGGCCTCGGCGGTGCTGATCCTCAACGACCATCGCACCGGCTACCCGTTCGCCTGTCTGGAAGGCTCCATCATCAGTGCCACCCGGACGGCCTCCTCGGCGGCCCTGGCGGCCCAGCGGCTCAGCGACGGCCGGCCGCGTCCGACGCGCCTCGGGTTCGTCGGGGCGGGCCTGATCGCCCGTTACGTCTACGACTTCCTCGCGGCCACGGGCTGGTCGTTCGACCAGATCGGCGTGCACGACCTGTCCGCCGACAGCGCGGCCGGGCTCCGGTGCTACCTGGAGCAGTCGCAGACCACCGCACGGATCACCGTGCACGACAGCGCCGAAGAGCTCATCCACTACAGCGACTTGGTGGTCTTCGCCACCGTCGCCGCGCAGCCGCACGTCAGCGACCTGTCGTGGTTCGAGCACAACCCGTTGGTGCTGCACGTGTCGCTGCGCGACCTGGCGCCGGAGATCATCCTCGGCTCGTTCAACATCGTCGACGACGTGGAACACTGCCTCAAGGCCAACACCTCGCCGCACCTGGCCGAGCAGCGCACGGGCAACCGGGACTTCCTGCACGGCACGCTGGACGACGTGCTGGGCGGACGGGTGACGGTTCCGAGGGACCGGCCGGTCGTGTTCTCGCCGTTCGGTCTCGGCGTTCTCGACCTGGCGGTGGGCAAGTACGTCTACGACGAAGTGGCCCGCTCCGGGGAACTGCACGTCATCGACGGCTTCTTCCACGAACTGCGGCGGCACGGATGA
- the sbnA gene encoding 2,3-diaminopropionate biosynthesis protein SbnA: MPVITVPHAFNEEDLYVDLRPIFGQSLFLKCEGFNFAGSIKLKTAIEMVEGAERDGILTPESIIVESSSGNLGVALSVIAASKGYRFLCVTDPRCNLATRLMMEALGSQVHVIAAQKAQGGFLGARLAYVRALCDSDDRYVWLSQYTNPSNWKAHYRTTAPEIARAFPDVDVVFIGAGTTGTLMGCARYFHERHRPVRVVAIDSVGSVSFGGPPGRRMIPGLGMSVRPPLLDESYVDEVVHVEEANTIRTCRRLARHGFLFGGSTGTVVSGAMGWLERHDTRDLTAVAIAADLGERYLDTIYQTNWLQALYGEDVLDTAARTAGSRPRGGGTATA; encoded by the coding sequence GTGCCCGTCATAACCGTTCCCCACGCCTTCAACGAGGAGGACCTGTACGTCGACCTCCGGCCGATCTTCGGTCAGTCGCTCTTCCTGAAGTGCGAGGGCTTCAATTTCGCCGGTTCGATCAAGCTGAAAACCGCGATCGAAATGGTCGAGGGCGCCGAACGGGACGGCATCCTGACGCCCGAGTCGATCATCGTCGAATCCTCGTCCGGGAACCTGGGCGTGGCACTGAGCGTGATCGCCGCGAGCAAGGGCTACCGGTTTCTGTGTGTGACGGACCCCCGCTGCAACCTGGCCACCAGGCTGATGATGGAGGCGCTGGGCAGCCAGGTGCACGTCATCGCCGCCCAGAAGGCCCAGGGCGGCTTTCTCGGCGCACGGCTCGCTTACGTCCGCGCGCTGTGCGACTCCGACGACCGGTACGTGTGGCTCAGCCAGTACACCAACCCGAGCAACTGGAAGGCGCACTACCGCACGACGGCGCCGGAGATCGCCCGTGCGTTCCCCGATGTGGACGTCGTGTTCATCGGGGCGGGCACCACGGGCACCCTGATGGGCTGCGCGCGGTACTTCCACGAGCGGCACCGTCCGGTGCGGGTCGTCGCGATCGACAGCGTCGGCTCGGTGTCCTTCGGAGGTCCCCCCGGCCGCCGGATGATCCCCGGGCTGGGCATGAGCGTGCGTCCACCGCTGCTCGACGAGTCGTACGTCGACGAGGTCGTCCACGTCGAAGAGGCGAACACCATCCGTACCTGCCGCCGTCTGGCCAGACACGGGTTCCTCTTCGGCGGCTCCACCGGAACCGTGGTCAGCGGCGCGATGGGCTGGCTAGAGCGGCACGACACCCGCGACCTCACCGCGGTGGCCATCGCCGCGGACCTCGGTGAGCGCTACCTCGACACCATCTACCAGACCAACTGGCTACAGGCCCTCTACGGCGAGGACGTACTCGACACCGCCGCCCGGACGGCCGGCTCCCGGCCGCGCGGAGGAGGCACCGCAACGGCCTGA